In the Clostridium gelidum genome, TTGATAGTAATATCACTCTTATTAAGTAAAGTATTAGAAGATGTATTGCTTGAAGGAATTAATCATATTAAAGATATAGCTAAAAACTTATCTTCAGGAAATCTTAAGATAGATTCTAAATATGATTCAAAGGATGAAATGGGTGAAATGTCAAATGATTTGACTAATTCTATAGATATGTTAGTTAGTTATGTTAATGACATAACTAACACTTTAGAGACTTTAGCAAGTGGTCGCTTAGATATAAACTTAAATGCATCAATAAAATATATAGGTGATTTTACTCCTATACAAAATTCACTTGAAAATATTATTGATTCATTAAATACTATATTCTTTAATATGAATCAATCAATATCTTCAATTTCTAATGGTTCCGAACAATTATCTTCAACTACACAAATGCTTTCTGATGGATCTGCTGATCAAGCTGGCTCTGTTGAAGAACTTTTGGCTAGTTTTACTGAAATACTATCTCAAGTTAAGAAAAACACTGAAAATGCTGAGAAGGCTAACGAATTTTCTAACACTACTAAGCAAATTGTTGAGGATGGTAATACTAAAATGCAAAAATTAATGGATTCTATGAATGAAATAACCATCTCTTCAAAACAAATTTCTGCAATTATAAGTACAATAGAAGACATAGCTTCTCAAACAAATCTTTTAGCTTTAAATGCAGCTATAGAAGCTGCTAGAGCTGGTGACGCTGGCAAAGGTTTTGCAGTGGTTGCTGATGAAGTTAGAAATCTTGCAGAACAATCTGGTGACGCAGTAAAAAATATTACAGTAATTATAGGAAATTCCTTATCCGCTGTAACTAACGGAGAAAATTTAACTAAAGAAACTGCATCTTCATTAAGTATTATAGTAAAAAATGTAGACGATACAGCAAATTTGGTAAAAGAAATAGCTATAGCATCTGAAAATCAAACTGAAGCTATAACTCAAATGACTGCTGGAGTTGATCAAATTTCTCAGGTAGTTCAAACAAATTCAGCCACAGCACAAGAATTAGCAGCATCTACTGAAGAATTGGTTTCTCAAACCCAACTTATAAAAACAGAAATGTCAAAGTATACATTAAATCAATCAATCACAGATTAAGGCACAATCAAATCAATAACAAGTCAGTATACTAGTATATTTGACTTGTTATTTTCTTTCACATCCCTTATTTTTATTTTTGTTCTTCTAAGACTTTGTAAATTGCTTTTGCAACTCCTAAGTTATCGTTAGTGTCAGTAATATACTTTGCTATTTCTTTTATTTCTGGAATAGCATTTCCCATTGCAACTGATTCTGTAAACTCTGTAAACATAGAATAATCGTTAAAGCTATCTCCGAGTACCAATACTTCAGCTCTTTTAAATCCCATCTTTTCAGCTACCTTTGTAAGTATTATCCCCTTTTGTGCAGTTATATGTGTAATTTCCATATTATCTCTAAAAGAAGAGGATACCGCAATATTGGCTAACTCTCCTATAATTTTTTTCATTTTATTTATGAGTTCTATATTACTATGAAAAGCAACAAACTTTCTAATTTCCATATCACTCTTTAAAAATTCATCTAAATTAGAAATATAATTAAGATTAACAAAATACGGTTGTACCTTCGCAAATTCTAATGCTTCTTCTTGTGTAAAACTTGGATTAAATGATAAAGTTCTATACACCATTTCTTTTAAGGCTTCTTCCTTAGTATCAGTAGTGTATATTCCTTTATTAGTAAATATTCTTGCAGATACTTTTTCTTTCTGCAATATATGTATTATTTTAGTTGCAATTTCTTGTTCTATATTTATTTCTTCTAATATATTTCCTTCTTCATCTCTGTACTCTGCACCATTCATAAGCACACATTGACATTTTATATTATTTTCTTTAAGAAGTGGTTCAACCGTGTCGTATTCTCTCCCGGTAGAAATAGCAAATACAATTCCTACCTCTTCTGCTTTCTTTATAGCAACTACAGTTTCTTTATCTATTTTATGTTTTTCATTTAATAAAGTCCCATCCATATCTGATGCAATCAGTTTTATCATTTGGAATCATCCCCTTAATTTTTTTAATAAACTTTCTATATTATATTATAACAAAGTTTACATAATTTATTTTATATATGCATATTCCAGAAAAATCCTGCCATTTGTAATATACAAATGACAGGATTTTTATTTCTGAAGTACCAACTTGATGAATATAAATATTTACTTAATACTTACTGTTCTAAATTCAATCTTATCACTTCTATGATGAGCATTTGAATATTCAAAAGGTTGCCCATTATCTAAAAACCCTACTTGTTCAACTTCTAATATTGGAAAATCATTCTCTATTTTCAGCCATTCTTGTTCTAATTCATTAGGCAAAATTGCACGAATTGTTCTATGTGCACTTTTTATTTTCAATTTCAATTTTTTTTCAATATAACCATATACTGAACTCAGTAGGATATCATTTTTTATTCCTGGTATAAGACTTATAGGCATATATGTATATTCAATTACATATGGTTCATCATCTGCGTATCTGGTTCTTATTATATAATAAACAAAATCCTCAATTGTAATCTTCAATTTAGTTGCAATTTCTTCAGTTGGATGAACCACTTCAAATCTTACAATTTTAGAACTTATCATCTTACCTTTATGTGTCTCTGTAAATCCAGCAAATTGTTTAGCCAAGCTTAATTCTTTAACAGCACCACCATCAACTGCTTTTACAAAAGTTCCCGATCCTCTTCTCTTTATTACTAATCCTTGAATAACAAGTTCATCAACAGCCTTCTTTATTGTAATCCTACTAACTCCATAAGATTCACACATTTGCTTTTCTAAAGGTAATTGTTCATTTGGATTATAATTACCGCTTAATATTCTACTTCTAATATCTTCAGCAATTTCGTCGTATTTCGCCATTGTATGTATGTTCACTCCTTACAATATAACCTATTTGCATGTTATATTATATCATTTTTATACTTTATTATATACCTAAAGTTGTAATTTTACTTACCAACTTTACTTAATTCATCTATTATACTATTGGTTTTGTCTTTTTTATTTTAACTATAATAAACTATTCTAAGTTTTTTTAGAATACCTTATGCTTAATATTATATTTAACAAAATATTTATGAATAATAATTTCAAAGGCTTCAATGCAATATCCAAAGAAAGGGTTAGGATGGAAATTATCATTATCTAATTTCTCACAATCTGGTATTAAGAAGGTAATATCAGAATTTTTAGCTAAAGTACTTTGCGGATTACCAGTAAATGAAATTATTTTCAAATTTCTTTCTTTAGCCAGCATGCATGTTTTCACACAATGATTACCCTCACCAGACTTAGATATAAGCATAACTGAGTCTATTGTTTCTACGTGATTATCGAAGAGAATATCAAAATCTATAAATGTAGAAAGTACACTTTTCTTTCCCAGAACTAATAATTTCATATAAATATATTTTGAAACAAGTTCTGAAAACCCTTCTGCTGAAACTAGTATGTTCCCTTTATTAATACAATCTACAAAATCATCAATAGCATTATCATAGTTAGTGCTAAAAATATCCTTATTTTCTATAGCATTAATAATTTCGCTATTATCTTGGGTTGATGCTTTAATCTTTAACGAATAAACTAATTCAACAAATCCGTTATATCCTAATCTTTTGGATAATCTCATTATAGTTGATGGTGATGTGTATGCTTTTTTAGCAATCCCTCTTATTCCTTCGTCCATACAACTATCAATATTATTTAATATATATGTAATTATGCTTTCTTCAAGAGAAGTAAATTTTATATCTCCAAATAGTTTTGTTACATCAAGCATGTTTTTATCTCCTCTTACTTTTAGATTTTCATATACTTCTATGATAACATGTTCCATTCCATGACAACAGGTTTCTAAAGCTCTCTAAAGTATATAATTTAAAAATTATATATAGTAATATGCAATTAAGGCACAATCAAAAAAATAACAAGTCCATCTGCCTAATAGTAAAAAAAATTATTAACTGTCTATGGTCTAAATGTATTATAACAAAGTTAATCGGTAAATTCACAAAAGAAAGAAGGTAATAAACATGAAATTAATTATTGTTGAAAATTATGAAGAAATAAGTAAATTAGCAGCTATAAATATAAAAGATGTTATTAATAAAAATCCCAATGCAATTTTAGGATTAGCTACCGGAGGTACTCCACTTGGCACTTATAAAGAACTTATTAAAATGAATAAAGAAAATGAAATAGATTTTTCTAAGGTTACAACAGTAAATTTAGATGAATATATAGGCTTAAGTGAAAGAAACACTCAAAGCTATAGATATTTTATGAATGAAAATTTATTTAATCATGTTAATATTAAGAAGGAAAATACTTTCATCCCTAATGGTTTAGCAAAAGATATTCAAGAAGAAACAAATAACTACGATAAAAAAATAGACGAACTCGGTGGAATAGATATACAAATTTTAGGGATAGGTACTAATGGTCATATTGCCTTTAATGAACCAAGTGATTTTTTAATATCTGGTACTCATTTAACGGATCTAACCCAAAGTACAATTAATGCAAATTCAAGATTCTTTAATTCCATTGATGAAGTTCCTAAAACTGCTATAACAATGGGCTTAGGTCAAATAATGAAATCAAAGAAGATATTATTGCTAGCACATGGTGAGAATAAGGCTGAAGTTATAAAAGAAGTTTTATCTGGAAATATAACTAGTAAAAATCCTGCTACTATGTTACAAATGCATAAAGATGTGACTATAATAGTAGATAGGACAATAGGAGACTTGATAAAAATAACAGACATATAATTAATAAAATTATCTAATTTCTAAAAAATAAAATTCAAACTCCAAAGGAGTTTATTCCTTAACTCTTAACTGAACTAAATTGGAGGTTTTAAAATGTTAATAAAAAACTGTAATATTATTTATTTAAATAGAATAGAACAAGGTTCACTCCTTATTGAGAATGGACAAATCAAAGAAATCAATCCTCTCACATATAATAATGAAGATGTCTTAGATGCAGATGGTTTATATGTTTCCCCTGGTTTTGTCGATGTTCATATTCATGGTGCTGGTGGCTTTGATACAATGGATGGGACAATAGATGCAATAAATACTATTGCTAAAACAATAGTTAAACATGGGACAACTTCCTTTACCCCAACTACCATGACAGTTTCAATTGAAGCTATACATAAATCTATGGAAATAATTAAAAAGCTTAAAGAAACTGGAACTGAAGGTGCTCATGTTTTAGGTGCTCATTTAGAAGGTCCTTTTATAAATCCAGATGCAATAGGTGCTCAAAATCCAGATTATATTTTATCTCCGACTATATCTGCTTACAATGAAATGGTAAAAAATTGCGATGATGCTGTTGTTTCAATAACGCTAGCCCCTGAAATTCCTGGAGCTAAAGAACTTATTAAATATCTTACAGAAAAAGGTGTTGTTTGTTCAATAGGTCATACTAAAGCAACTTATGAAGAAGCAATAGAAGCTATTGAATGTGGCATCTCCCACTCAACTCATCTTTATAATGTAATGACTCCTTTTAATCATAGAAATCCAGGAGTTGTAGGCGCAATATTTGATAGTGATATAACAACTGAAACTATTTCAGATGGTATTCACATTTCCTACCCATCATTGAGAATTGCTTATAAACAAAAGAGCACTGATAATGTTTTATTAATAACCGATGCTATGATGGCTTGTTCAATGATCGATGGTGAGTATTCATTAGGCGGTCAAAATGTTACAGTAATTGATGGTGCAGCTCGTCTTAAAAATGGAGCCTTAGCAGGTTCTGTTCTTACTCTTGATAAAGCTGTTAGAAATGTATATAAAAATTCTAATTTGCCATTACATGAAATTGTAAAAATGGCTTCATATAATGGTGCTAAACATTGTAAAGTCGATGCTCATAAAGGACAAATCAAAGAAGGTTATGATGCCGATTTAATTTTATTTGATGATGATATTAATATTAAAAAAGTATTTATTTTAGGTAAAGAAGTTTACACTAAGTAATCTTAAATTTTTGATTTTTCATATCTTGTATTATGGCTAAGTTTATTTATTTTAATTTTGCTACAATATGAAACCTAAACCAACACGAATTGTAGTGTAGTTTAGGTTCCTTTCATAATTATATATTTACTATAAATGGACTTGCAGGTAATTCATTTTTATTATAAAGATTAACTTCAACATAATTAGCCCATGCATATCTAATACTCTTAGGCTCATTAATATTTTTACAATCAATTACTACTAAATTATTTATAATTTCTCCATTAACTTTAATAAACTTATTATCACTACCGCTAACTTCAAAACCATTTAATTCCTCACCATCTTTTATAATAAGCTCTTGTTTCTGTGCAAAATCAAATGATATTATAATTTTATTTTCTTTTAATTCCATGCTTTTAAAGATAGGTGAATACCCATTTACATTTTGATTATATATTACATTTCTTACGAGTAATGCTAATCGTTCTCCAACAGGTTTCTTATTTACAGGATGAATATTACGTTGTTCTCCACAATCAATAGCTACAATCATATCACAATTATTCGTTTCCTTCATAACAGATAATTGTGCTTCTCGTACAACTGCCCAACTATTTATTATTTTATCATCTTCATAATTAGGTAGCTGTACGAAGATAAATGGAAGGTCATTATTTTGCCATTCTCTTCTCCAATTCTCTATTAATGAACTAAATAAGCGTTTATAAAGTTCACTATACTTAGTATCTTCTTCTCCTTGATACCAAAGAATTGCTTTCACGCTATATGGAACTATTTTCTTAAGCATAGTTTTATACAAACCACAAGGACGTAAATATGATTTTCTTCCAAATGGTGGTGGCCATGGAGTATGTCCAGCATAACTTTTCAACTGGCTTAATGATATACCTGGATTCTTCTTCTTATGTTCCTCCAATTTTTTATTATATTTATCTAATATTTTAAGATATTCATTTGTTCTTTTATCTTCTTCTTCCTCTGAAAGTCCATTAACAGCATTTAAGTATTCATCAACATATGCTTTCTTAATATCTTCATCTCTTAATAAATATTCTTTATCCATCCAACATGATGCTGAAGTTCCACCTTTATTGCAACTTATTATTCCTATCGGTACATTCAAATTTTCACGCAATTTTTTCGCAAAATAATATGCAACTGCTGAAAATTCTTCTACTGTTTCAGAACTGCAAACTTGCCATTTTCCTTCTTCTAAATCTGGAATTCTTTTGTTTTCATCTTCATATTCAATTTGAGGCACAGTATAAAGTCTTATATTTGGATAATTTGAATTCAAGATTTCTTCTTTTTCAATAGTTGAATCCTTTAATTTAAATTCCATATTAGATTGACCTGCTGCTACAAATACATCACCTATTAATATATCTTTTAAAGTAATTTCATTACTTTTATTTTTTATACACATATCGAAAGGTCCACCAGCGTTTAATAAATCTAAAGTTATTTTCCAAGTTCCATTCTTAGCTATAGCTTCTTCATGTTGACTACAGAATTCTATTTCTATTTTATCATTGTCCTCTGCCTGTCCCCATATATTTATTTTACCTTCTCTTTGCAGAACCATGTTGTCTGTAAATACAGAAGCTACTTTAAATGTATTAGACATTATTACACTCCTTTCAAAATATATATGTTGTAATTAGACTTCAGCATAAAATTCTTCAATTGCTATTTATTTTACTGCTAAATCATTAATGCAACATATATAAGATTAGGCACTTACACTCTTAAAATTCTGATTTTTACATGCTAAGTAATAACCACCCTTCGTAGGTGAACCATATTCATCTATTATTTCGAAATCGCTTATTTCATCTGATAGATATCTTATATAAAATTCCTTCATCATAGGAATTTTAGTAAGAATGCTTCCTTTTATAGCTATTTTAACTTTAAATGAAAATCCAAGCAGTTTATAAACCTTTACAGTAATCTTTACTAAATCTTTACTAGCTTCTTTTAATATATTTATTGCATACTCATCATTGTTTTGAGCTGCTTTTACAATAATTGGAACTATAGCCGCTATATCTGCTTTATTTGAATTATATACGAATTTAACCATATCAAAGATAGTTGCTGCATTTATAGTCTTCAATATTTCTTTACTTAAAGCCGAACTTTCTAACCCGTCATCTTTTTCACTCACAATTTTTTTTAATGCTTGTAGTGCTATGTTATAGCCACTTCCTTCATCACCTAATATATTTCCCCAGCCTCCAGCACGAGCATGTTTATTGCTTAAAACTCCAAAACTTATGGAACCCGTGCCTGAGATTGTTAATATCCCATCTTCTCCTTTTAAAACAGCGTTAAAGGCTAAATCTGCATCGTTAAGTACAGTAATTGATGTAGGGAATCTACTTTTTAAGTAATTTTCTATTATTTCCTTATTGTTGCCTACCTCCGCTCCAGCTAGCCCCGCATATATATGAATACAATTATTCACATTTAAATTTTCCAGGCATTGAAGTATAGATATTTCTATATTCTTTAGTCCTTTTTCCTCATTGACTACTATGTTTCCACATCCTGAATACCCACTGGATATTTGTTTTCCATCTTCTGTATAGGCTATTGCTTCTGTTTTAGTGCCTCCACCATCTACACCTATCACATATTTCATATATTTCAAATCCTCTCTATACATTTCTTTAGTCACATTATCTTATATCCAATATATTTTTTACTAATACGGCACATGAAAGAAATTAACAAATCCAAAATGCCATGATTATATTTCATCAGGCAATGAAATATTGGATTGTATTTCATATCTTCTCTCGTTTTCTTCTTCCTCTCGTTTAACCATAGAAACTGTACCTTCTAAGACAGTTGTTTTAGTATTGTAATCAAGACTTAAAAAGTGAGCGTACAACACATCAACTACTAATAATATTGGAAATTGAGGTGAAATAATATTTCCCACTTCAAGATTTTCTCTAACTGCAACTAGTAATACTTCATCACAAAATTCATGCAATTTATCATCATTATTTGATGTTATAATTACTGTTTTAGCTCCTTTGCTTTTAGCTACTTCTAAAGACTTTCTTATAATACCTAGTTTGGCACTAAGCGTAATTCCTATAACCAAACACTCTTCATCTAGCAATACTCCATTCATTTTCATAATGTGTTCATCTACAATATATTCAACATTTAGTGCTAATCTCATAAATCTAATTTTAAATTCTCGTGCAACTACGCCAGAGCTCCCTATACCATATACATATACTTTTTTGCTGTTAACTATCAAATTGCATATTCTATTAATCTGTCCATCATCTATTAGTGAATGCCCTTTTTTTAACAATTCATCATAAGTACTAAAAACTTTTTCAGTTAAGTTATCTACTTTGATATAACTATCTCCAACTGACTTTTGATATTGAAATATAAATTCCCTGTATCCATTAAAACCACATTTCTTTGAAAAACGGGTTAATGATGCTTGAGATACATAAAGCTTATCAACTATTTTTTTTGCAGAAAAATCTTTCCTTTCTTTATTATGAATAAAGTAATCTGCAATTTTTTTTTCCGAATCAGTAAAATTACTGTATACTGACTCTAAAATTGAAACTATACTAAAATCTTGATTTATCATAACCTCACCTTTCTATGATAGAAAATAAATCTATTTGTTACTATCATAACAAATAGATTCTTATTTACAATTATTTTTTCAATATTGTCAGCTCTAAATCAACCTCAAACATTCTTCTCCATGGCAATATTACTCTTTTTAAATCTAATCCATATATT is a window encoding:
- a CDS encoding methyl-accepting chemotaxis protein — protein: MYNKLKEIMKNYSIHTKLKRTFASILGLTLFLMIVTICVVFFMSSRTNSLYDGPYKVSEVISDIRVNLQTTKMDMYRSIAETDLSIRNVYLEQADTESKDLANNVETLKGMFNKNPELLDEFLSNLKNSEEKRGKLSDLLKSDVNPSVLRVSQDTYSSQIKTTQDSIVKLFQLSQESAKSFVNSSNIYKYISVIFIVIIIIILIVISLLLSKVLEDVLLEGINHIKDIAKNLSSGNLKIDSKYDSKDEMGEMSNDLTNSIDMLVSYVNDITNTLETLASGRLDINLNASIKYIGDFTPIQNSLENIIDSLNTIFFNMNQSISSISNGSEQLSSTTQMLSDGSADQAGSVEELLASFTEILSQVKKNTENAEKANEFSNTTKQIVEDGNTKMQKLMDSMNEITISSKQISAIISTIEDIASQTNLLALNAAIEAARAGDAGKGFAVVADEVRNLAEQSGDAVKNITVIIGNSLSAVTNGENLTKETASSLSIIVKNVDDTANLVKEIAIASENQTEAITQMTAGVDQISQVVQTNSATAQELAASTEELVSQTQLIKTEMSKYTLNQSITD
- a CDS encoding Cof-type HAD-IIB family hydrolase; its protein translation is MIKLIASDMDGTLLNEKHKIDKETVVAIKKAEEVGIVFAISTGREYDTVEPLLKENNIKCQCVLMNGAEYRDEEGNILEEINIEQEIATKIIHILQKEKVSARIFTNKGIYTTDTKEEALKEMVYRTLSFNPSFTQEEALEFAKVQPYFVNLNYISNLDEFLKSDMEIRKFVAFHSNIELINKMKKIIGELANIAVSSSFRDNMEITHITAQKGIILTKVAEKMGFKRAEVLVLGDSFNDYSMFTEFTESVAMGNAIPEIKEIAKYITDTNDNLGVAKAIYKVLEEQK
- a CDS encoding GntR family transcriptional regulator, which encodes MAKYDEIAEDIRSRILSGNYNPNEQLPLEKQMCESYGVSRITIKKAVDELVIQGLVIKRRGSGTFVKAVDGGAVKELSLAKQFAGFTETHKGKMISSKIVRFEVVHPTEEIATKLKITIEDFVYYIIRTRYADDEPYVIEYTYMPISLIPGIKNDILLSSVYGYIEKKLKLKIKSAHRTIRAILPNELEQEWLKIENDFPILEVEQVGFLDNGQPFEYSNAHHRSDKIEFRTVSIK
- a CDS encoding MurR/RpiR family transcriptional regulator, which produces MEHVIIEVYENLKVRGDKNMLDVTKLFGDIKFTSLEESIITYILNNIDSCMDEGIRGIAKKAYTSPSTIMRLSKRLGYNGFVELVYSLKIKASTQDNSEIINAIENKDIFSTNYDNAIDDFVDCINKGNILVSAEGFSELVSKYIYMKLLVLGKKSVLSTFIDFDILFDNHVETIDSVMLISKSGEGNHCVKTCMLAKERNLKIISFTGNPQSTLAKNSDITFLIPDCEKLDNDNFHPNPFFGYCIEAFEIIIHKYFVKYNIKHKVF
- the nagB gene encoding glucosamine-6-phosphate deaminase, which gives rise to MKLIIVENYEEISKLAAINIKDVINKNPNAILGLATGGTPLGTYKELIKMNKENEIDFSKVTTVNLDEYIGLSERNTQSYRYFMNENLFNHVNIKKENTFIPNGLAKDIQEETNNYDKKIDELGGIDIQILGIGTNGHIAFNEPSDFLISGTHLTDLTQSTINANSRFFNSIDEVPKTAITMGLGQIMKSKKILLLAHGENKAEVIKEVLSGNITSKNPATMLQMHKDVTIIVDRTIGDLIKITDI
- the nagA gene encoding N-acetylglucosamine-6-phosphate deacetylase; the protein is MLIKNCNIIYLNRIEQGSLLIENGQIKEINPLTYNNEDVLDADGLYVSPGFVDVHIHGAGGFDTMDGTIDAINTIAKTIVKHGTTSFTPTTMTVSIEAIHKSMEIIKKLKETGTEGAHVLGAHLEGPFINPDAIGAQNPDYILSPTISAYNEMVKNCDDAVVSITLAPEIPGAKELIKYLTEKGVVCSIGHTKATYEEAIEAIECGISHSTHLYNVMTPFNHRNPGVVGAIFDSDITTETISDGIHISYPSLRIAYKQKSTDNVLLITDAMMACSMIDGEYSLGGQNVTVIDGAARLKNGALAGSVLTLDKAVRNVYKNSNLPLHEIVKMASYNGAKHCKVDAHKGQIKEGYDADLILFDDDINIKKVFILGKEVYTK
- a CDS encoding sialate O-acetylesterase — its product is MSNTFKVASVFTDNMVLQREGKINIWGQAEDNDKIEIEFCSQHEEAIAKNGTWKITLDLLNAGGPFDMCIKNKSNEITLKDILIGDVFVAAGQSNMEFKLKDSTIEKEEILNSNYPNIRLYTVPQIEYEDENKRIPDLEEGKWQVCSSETVEEFSAVAYYFAKKLRENLNVPIGIISCNKGGTSASCWMDKEYLLRDEDIKKAYVDEYLNAVNGLSEEEEDKRTNEYLKILDKYNKKLEEHKKKNPGISLSQLKSYAGHTPWPPPFGRKSYLRPCGLYKTMLKKIVPYSVKAILWYQGEEDTKYSELYKRLFSSLIENWRREWQNNDLPFIFVQLPNYEDDKIINSWAVVREAQLSVMKETNNCDMIVAIDCGEQRNIHPVNKKPVGERLALLVRNVIYNQNVNGYSPIFKSMELKENKIIISFDFAQKQELIIKDGEELNGFEVSGSDNKFIKVNGEIINNLVVIDCKNINEPKSIRYAWANYVEVNLYNKNELPASPFIVNI
- a CDS encoding N-acetylglucosamine kinase; the encoded protein is MKYVIGVDGGGTKTEAIAYTEDGKQISSGYSGCGNIVVNEEKGLKNIEISILQCLENLNVNNCIHIYAGLAGAEVGNNKEIIENYLKSRFPTSITVLNDADLAFNAVLKGEDGILTISGTGSISFGVLSNKHARAGGWGNILGDEGSGYNIALQALKKIVSEKDDGLESSALSKEILKTINAATIFDMVKFVYNSNKADIAAIVPIIVKAAQNNDEYAINILKEASKDLVKITVKVYKLLGFSFKVKIAIKGSILTKIPMMKEFYIRYLSDEISDFEIIDEYGSPTKGGYYLACKNQNFKSVSA
- a CDS encoding MurR/RpiR family transcriptional regulator; protein product: MINQDFSIVSILESVYSNFTDSEKKIADYFIHNKERKDFSAKKIVDKLYVSQASLTRFSKKCGFNGYREFIFQYQKSVGDSYIKVDNLTEKVFSTYDELLKKGHSLIDDGQINRICNLIVNSKKVYVYGIGSSGVVAREFKIRFMRLALNVEYIVDEHIMKMNGVLLDEECLVIGITLSAKLGIIRKSLEVAKSKGAKTVIITSNNDDKLHEFCDEVLLVAVRENLEVGNIISPQFPILLVVDVLYAHFLSLDYNTKTTVLEGTVSMVKREEEENERRYEIQSNISLPDEI